From a region of the Armatimonadota bacterium genome:
- a CDS encoding AAA family ATPase produces MSSTLNLVQRDLDRRYEANLGIRIGDGFGKDMAIDAPVWLYLKSENLSTTLPSTGEFDTVALLDPEIGIIHFFLDYSPDGDIEPAIIRALNHRSLLTREQGLESKDASKVDTDGSWRVVLVWLVANEHRDSWIDRIVAVRETSGFSEELSFDAIFYDQAAPNSAIVEHLFPRLLITLRKVLLMDASDEALLWMSADTRVKEALIGFELKFSNLGERRLARDIESFIESTNSAQDSSASSRTSYDTAAQFSSFTVKNFRCIRSLHFDVGPSPIKGATFFGPNGTGKSSLAEAMSLALFGHSNKYEDFCSDSPSAGLGTGNYDQKYLEQYIIPIDDIDSSPTYVIGSGNENKFVLRSDSELETARLTAASNILSQELSIDFLYQSPEDAASSVLRNYSVIADSVKNQVDRWMKDSNDERQRYLRDLGLSASIKRKGTIYDKLTEMALKDNAAQFPSALTAWLESLSNIESVSTGNLEEQFRQWYSDEHVKRLAGDIVEARNSRRDTNAYIESWLQDYQGLISRAQKLVDEARERFGPIHGELDEVLRNAETWGKWLESQRSKKGIERMPKVKATTTGLAKQREELSRVRRQGRVTRERIAHLRATIAFIDEHWREDHASECPTCNADYTQTGGIMAQLETVLSQTESELEHLQATAEKLAKKTETAQSKAIESGAPENPIGTADQKAVMSALQWLTAASSDFERLLGDDDQRKALIATAQALEQIPAVPEQIAITEELVEMIANRIQGELREADEVFEEPKNWDVVSKRFNETLSDIVTKHLPMTIQQLWHEVVYSLTSASWVNDLKPEMKADRYRTGQILRIITRERLAKYILNRSEAHILGTAWFISQYLLRGRFNIPLMLLDDPAQEMDETTFREYSRFMESFVRLHKRSGRPLTLIHLLHQESRAIAIARATATNLFSFQWRGAGGSKINEVTVIDERMAPQSPLSLFSNS; encoded by the coding sequence ATGAGCAGCACGCTGAATCTAGTCCAACGTGATCTTGACCGCAGGTATGAGGCAAATCTCGGCATTCGCATAGGAGACGGCTTTGGAAAAGACATGGCGATCGATGCGCCGGTGTGGTTGTATCTGAAATCTGAAAACCTCAGCACGACGCTCCCTTCGACTGGCGAATTTGACACGGTCGCACTTCTCGATCCAGAAATCGGCATAATCCACTTCTTTCTTGATTACTCACCTGATGGCGACATTGAGCCAGCGATCATTCGAGCCCTGAATCATCGCTCGCTGCTGACTCGTGAGCAAGGCCTGGAGTCCAAAGACGCATCCAAGGTAGACACAGACGGATCTTGGCGCGTGGTGCTCGTGTGGCTCGTCGCGAACGAACATCGAGATAGCTGGATTGATCGGATCGTGGCGGTTCGTGAGACAAGTGGATTCTCCGAGGAGCTCTCGTTCGACGCCATATTCTATGATCAAGCTGCGCCAAATTCCGCTATTGTCGAACACTTGTTCCCGCGACTCCTTATTACTCTGCGAAAGGTCTTGCTAATGGATGCAAGCGATGAAGCATTGCTTTGGATGAGCGCCGATACGCGTGTCAAGGAAGCACTGATCGGATTCGAGCTTAAGTTCAGTAATCTTGGAGAAAGGAGACTAGCAAGAGACATCGAAAGCTTTATCGAGTCGACTAATTCGGCACAGGATTCGAGCGCGTCATCCCGGACAAGCTATGACACTGCTGCGCAGTTCAGCTCGTTTACAGTCAAGAACTTTCGCTGCATACGTTCACTCCACTTTGATGTCGGGCCATCCCCAATCAAAGGTGCGACCTTCTTTGGCCCTAACGGAACCGGCAAGTCGTCGCTTGCAGAAGCAATGTCTTTGGCGCTATTCGGCCATTCTAATAAATATGAGGACTTTTGCTCTGATAGTCCTTCAGCTGGTTTGGGCACAGGGAATTACGATCAGAAATACCTCGAACAATACATCATACCAATCGACGATATCGATTCATCGCCCACATATGTAATTGGTTCCGGGAATGAAAACAAATTCGTCTTAAGGTCAGATAGCGAATTGGAAACAGCAAGGCTGACGGCAGCTTCCAATATCCTTAGTCAAGAATTGAGCATTGATTTTTTGTATCAGTCCCCCGAAGATGCAGCGTCGAGCGTACTCCGCAATTACTCGGTCATCGCCGACTCAGTTAAGAACCAAGTCGACCGATGGATGAAGGATTCCAATGATGAGCGTCAGCGCTACCTCCGCGACCTTGGCTTGAGCGCATCAATCAAGAGGAAAGGCACTATCTACGACAAGCTGACCGAAATGGCACTGAAGGACAATGCCGCCCAATTTCCGTCAGCCCTAACAGCTTGGCTCGAAAGCCTGTCCAACATAGAAAGCGTCTCCACAGGCAATCTCGAAGAGCAGTTTAGGCAGTGGTATTCAGATGAGCATGTCAAAAGGCTGGCAGGCGATATTGTGGAAGCTCGAAATTCAAGGAGAGATACCAATGCCTACATCGAGTCATGGCTCCAAGACTACCAAGGCCTGATAAGTCGCGCCCAGAAGCTCGTCGATGAAGCGCGGGAACGGTTCGGGCCGATCCACGGCGAGCTGGACGAGGTACTGAGGAACGCCGAAACCTGGGGCAAGTGGCTGGAAAGCCAGCGGTCTAAGAAAGGTATAGAGCGCATGCCTAAAGTCAAAGCGACTACGACCGGTCTGGCAAAGCAACGTGAAGAACTTTCTCGTGTTCGTCGCCAAGGTAGAGTGACGCGTGAACGGATCGCTCACCTCCGGGCTACGATTGCGTTTATCGACGAACATTGGAGGGAAGATCACGCCTCCGAGTGTCCAACCTGCAATGCTGACTATACTCAAACTGGTGGGATCATGGCTCAACTAGAGACTGTGCTATCGCAGACCGAGTCGGAGCTTGAACATCTCCAAGCCACGGCAGAGAAATTAGCGAAAAAAACCGAAACTGCCCAATCCAAGGCCATCGAGTCAGGCGCACCAGAGAATCCGATCGGGACGGCGGATCAAAAAGCAGTCATGAGTGCTCTGCAATGGCTTACTGCTGCATCCAGTGATTTTGAGAGGCTACTTGGCGATGACGACCAGCGGAAGGCCCTCATCGCAACCGCTCAGGCGTTGGAACAGATCCCTGCCGTACCAGAGCAAATCGCGATCACAGAGGAGTTGGTTGAGATGATCGCCAACCGTATTCAAGGGGAATTGAGGGAGGCCGACGAAGTTTTTGAAGAGCCAAAAAACTGGGATGTTGTCTCCAAGCGATTCAACGAGACCCTGAGTGATATTGTGACGAAACACCTGCCGATGACAATACAGCAGCTATGGCATGAGGTCGTTTACTCACTTACTTCAGCCTCATGGGTAAACGACCTAAAGCCTGAAATGAAAGCGGATCGGTATCGTACTGGGCAGATTCTGCGAATTATAACGCGGGAGCGCCTGGCGAAATATATCTTGAACAGATCCGAAGCGCATATCCTTGGGACGGCTTGGTTCATCTCGCAGTACTTACTGCGGGGTCGATTCAATATCCCGCTAATGCTGCTGGATGATCCTGCTCAGGAAATGGATGAGACGACGTTCCGAGAGTACAGCCGCTTTATGGAGTCTTTTGTACGCTTGCATAAACGATCAGGAAGACCTCTCACCCTGATCCATTTGTTGCACCAGGAGTCCAGGGCGATAGCCATCGCTCGCGCGACAGCTACCAACCTGTTCTCGTTCCAATGGCGGGGAGCCGGCGGGTCGAAGATCAACGAAGTAACCGTTATCGACGAGCGGATGGCACCCCAAAGCCCGCTATCGTTGTTTTCCAATTCATAG
- a CDS encoding PD-(D/E)XK nuclease family protein, whose protein sequence is MDPGETSRYALFPNLSWLGMRRFRDCERRWYNAHAVNKIDHGKTELHWALHREGRLAPWNTITGSSVDKAITAALRCRRNGEPWPDDLPQVAADHVDGFIAFSRKWADAVRSRQKWPRSEYQPLDRIYYGDEPTVQELKDVRDRARECTARFEQGEVKRFIFEQNPATLVVPPAEGEGIPWTTIDGVPTYTSYDFIVRTEEEVTIFDWKTGRLTELSEKKAVMQLHIYALYAINEWGVQQERIRLVPVWLSVSGDMHSFPVQQSVLDRVVLDLRKTYDVLFERMERTGANIAAMEQDFPLTDDLRECGRCMFRSCEGYRRLQAKVDEDNPFAGE, encoded by the coding sequence ATGGATCCAGGCGAGACGAGTCGCTACGCGCTGTTCCCCAACCTCTCCTGGTTGGGGATGCGGCGGTTCCGCGACTGTGAGCGGCGATGGTACAACGCGCATGCCGTCAACAAGATTGATCACGGCAAGACCGAACTGCACTGGGCGCTGCACAGAGAGGGGCGGCTCGCTCCTTGGAACACTATCACGGGCAGTTCTGTGGACAAAGCGATCACAGCGGCGCTGCGGTGTCGGCGCAACGGGGAGCCCTGGCCCGACGACCTGCCCCAGGTTGCCGCGGACCACGTCGATGGCTTCATCGCGTTCAGTCGGAAGTGGGCTGATGCGGTTCGCAGCAGGCAGAAGTGGCCGAGGTCCGAATACCAGCCGCTTGACCGCATCTATTACGGCGACGAGCCGACCGTGCAGGAGCTGAAGGACGTCCGCGATCGGGCGCGCGAGTGCACCGCCCGGTTCGAGCAGGGCGAGGTCAAGCGATTCATCTTCGAGCAGAATCCCGCGACGCTCGTCGTGCCGCCTGCCGAGGGCGAGGGAATCCCCTGGACGACCATTGATGGAGTGCCGACGTATACGAGCTACGACTTCATCGTGCGTACCGAGGAGGAGGTGACGATCTTCGACTGGAAGACCGGGAGGCTCACGGAATTGTCGGAGAAGAAGGCCGTGATGCAGCTGCACATCTACGCGCTGTACGCGATAAACGAGTGGGGCGTGCAGCAGGAGAGGATCAGGCTCGTGCCCGTGTGGCTCTCCGTGAGCGGGGATATGCATTCGTTCCCGGTGCAGCAGTCCGTGCTTGACAGGGTCGTCCTTGACCTGAGGAAGACCTACGACGTGCTGTTCGAGCGCATGGAACGGACAGGAGCGAACATCGCCGCGATGGAGCAAGACTTTCCGCTGACGGACGATTTGAGGGAGTGCGGGCGCTGTATGTTCCGATCGTGTGAGGGGTATAGGCGGCTGCAGGCGAAGGTCGACGAGGACAACCCGTTCGCGGGGGAGTAA
- a CDS encoding tyrosine-type recombinase/integrase: MHQKYFNDELKALCKEIGLEPISAHSLRHTVATLLIANNIDIAKIQQQLGHSSIKLTADTYGHLIRAGGRITAKALDDTLRSGKVT, encoded by the coding sequence ATGCATCAGAAGTACTTCAACGACGAACTCAAAGCGCTCTGCAAGGAAATTGGTCTGGAGCCGATCTCAGCGCACAGTCTTCGTCATACAGTTGCGACCCTGCTGATCGCCAACAATATCGACATTGCGAAGATCCAGCAACAACTTGGCCACAGCTCGATCAAGTTGACTGCCGACACCTACGGACACCTGATCAGGGCAGGCGGAAGGATCACTGCTAAGGCTCTCGACGATACGTTGCGCAGCGGCAAAGTGACTTGA
- a CDS encoding ATP-binding protein produces MLWNRRSGRKEGELRAGVLRTIAAFANSDGGDLIIGIADDGSVQGIDDEVAELFQDKHLDRYEALLHEHVKNSLYPHPHAGYTVSMEMRGKRTVCVVSVSAIPGVTYVVGKNDSGKKQHEVYVRTGNRTNRLVDVDCDRFVTSRLGGVWPY; encoded by the coding sequence CTGCTTTGGAACAGGAGGAGCGGTCGAAAGGAAGGAGAGCTGCGTGCTGGCGTGCTCAGGACGATCGCAGCGTTCGCCAACTCTGACGGCGGCGATCTCATTATTGGAATTGCAGACGACGGGTCTGTTCAAGGCATCGACGACGAGGTAGCCGAGCTGTTCCAAGACAAGCACCTCGACAGATACGAGGCTCTGTTGCACGAACACGTGAAGAACTCCCTGTATCCTCACCCACACGCGGGCTACACGGTCTCGATGGAGATGCGGGGAAAACGGACTGTCTGCGTCGTCAGCGTCTCGGCGATACCAGGCGTTACGTACGTCGTCGGCAAGAATGATTCGGGGAAGAAGCAGCACGAGGTGTACGTCCGAACAGGAAATCGGACGAATCGATTGGTAGATGTTGACTGCGATCGCTTCGTAACGTCCCGCCTCGGAGGAGTCTGGCCCTATTGA
- a CDS encoding class I SAM-dependent methyltransferase, which translates to MTDWNAKPVLIAGKGPSFAARPNDIADKFHVVCINQTASFQHCLLAVMNDFESWLDTEPKNPDTAVALPAIPHWYQSPGKYSLEHWVSIEKSARSLHERGLLYAFDMRTTRFRKYPDKQPVLAMYSSTESAIEILALIGVKHMFTIGVDGGSTRSKEFHSTEGGPGSYDMQFRRISELQEQYAITVEPLLGDKIVHTAENLFEACQTRDDIPLALKEAELTGQWVELGVDRGTYSRLLLEKGKPDMLWSIDRWGGDRGHDTARYVSAVKLLQPYASNNTVVRASFSEAVNLFQSESLDFIYVDGYAHTGQESGNTLSEWWPKVKPGGVMAGHDYHERWPENLAAVDRFAAEHGLSIHVTKEKEWPSWIIVKSPLNPPVAP; encoded by the coding sequence TTGACCGACTGGAACGCGAAGCCAGTGCTCATTGCCGGCAAGGGTCCGTCGTTCGCAGCGAGACCGAACGACATCGCTGACAAGTTCCACGTCGTGTGCATAAATCAGACGGCGTCATTCCAGCATTGCCTTCTAGCTGTGATGAACGACTTCGAGTCGTGGCTGGATACCGAACCGAAGAACCCCGATACGGCGGTTGCGCTGCCAGCGATTCCGCATTGGTACCAATCCCCGGGCAAGTACAGTCTTGAGCACTGGGTGTCAATCGAAAAGTCAGCTAGAAGCTTGCACGAACGCGGACTCCTTTACGCGTTTGATATGAGGACGACTAGATTTAGGAAGTACCCTGACAAGCAACCAGTTTTGGCTATGTACTCTTCGACGGAGAGTGCCATTGAGATACTGGCACTGATCGGAGTCAAGCACATGTTCACGATCGGCGTTGATGGTGGAAGCACGAGGTCTAAGGAGTTCCATAGTACGGAGGGTGGGCCGGGCTCCTACGACATGCAGTTCAGGCGGATCAGTGAGCTTCAAGAGCAGTACGCCATAACGGTCGAACCGCTTCTTGGAGACAAGATAGTGCATACCGCTGAGAACCTGTTCGAGGCGTGCCAGACCCGGGATGACATTCCGTTGGCGCTCAAAGAAGCAGAATTGACTGGTCAGTGGGTTGAGCTTGGTGTCGATCGCGGTACTTACTCGCGACTCCTCCTTGAGAAGGGCAAACCGGACATGCTTTGGTCGATAGACCGCTGGGGCGGTGACAGGGGGCACGACACGGCACGGTACGTGAGCGCGGTGAAGCTCCTGCAACCGTACGCTTCCAACAACACGGTAGTCCGCGCCTCGTTCTCTGAGGCCGTCAATCTGTTCCAGTCCGAGTCCTTGGATTTCATTTACGTCGACGGGTACGCCCACACCGGTCAGGAGTCAGGCAACACGTTGAGCGAGTGGTGGCCGAAGGTCAAGCCCGGAGGAGTGATGGCCGGGCACGACTATCACGAGCGTTGGCCCGAGAATCTGGCTGCCGTGGATCGGTTCGCTGCAGAGCACGGTCTGTCGATCCATGTTACGAAGGAAAAGGAGTGGCCGTCTTGGATAATTGTCAAGAGCCCTCTCAATCCTCCTGTAGCGCCGTAA
- a CDS encoding glycosyltransferase family 2 protein has protein sequence MELQPAKSSIVIVTFNSMTTLERCVSSVLNETADSTEIIFVDNGSADGTAAFLKELATGTPRATIICNDDNLGYAAAANIGVRETCGEFVVLLNPDTVVRSGWLNQMQKVFRLPKVGAVGPLSNYTAGQQYVEFHIPKQGDNRLNYDQLHEMVRERNCGQSVGTKLIIGYCMMLSRKALEEVGLLDEELFLGCDDFDYCWRLRYHGYQLRVATDTFVEHVGHVSFKTLPAEDTQRMLAASNIAFAKKLEAQYGRGNVPTSEELFGINIFTPPYDLWPGKT, from the coding sequence ATGGAGCTGCAGCCTGCAAAGTCGTCTATCGTAATCGTCACGTTCAACTCGATGACGACTCTTGAACGTTGCGTCTCCAGTGTTCTAAACGAGACAGCTGACAGCACTGAGATCATCTTCGTCGATAACGGATCTGCAGATGGCACGGCAGCATTTCTCAAAGAGCTTGCCACAGGTACGCCGCGAGCAACCATCATCTGCAACGATGACAACCTCGGCTATGCCGCGGCCGCGAACATTGGAGTCCGCGAAACCTGCGGAGAATTCGTTGTACTGCTAAATCCGGATACGGTCGTTCGCTCGGGCTGGCTGAACCAAATGCAAAAGGTGTTCCGCCTACCGAAAGTTGGAGCGGTCGGCCCGCTCTCAAACTACACAGCCGGGCAGCAGTACGTCGAGTTCCACATTCCCAAGCAGGGTGACAATCGCCTGAATTACGACCAATTGCATGAAATGGTCCGTGAAAGAAACTGCGGCCAGTCCGTCGGGACGAAACTAATCATTGGCTACTGCATGATGCTCTCGCGAAAGGCGCTTGAAGAGGTCGGCCTGCTCGATGAGGAACTGTTCCTCGGATGCGACGACTTCGACTACTGCTGGCGATTGCGGTATCACGGCTACCAGCTGCGCGTTGCAACGGACACGTTTGTGGAACATGTCGGCCATGTCAGCTTCAAGACCCTGCCAGCGGAGGACACCCAGCGCATGCTCGCAGCGAGCAACATAGCCTTCGCGAAGAAGCTAGAGGCCCAATACGGCCGGGGAAACGTTCCGACGTCCGAAGAACTGTTCGGCATCAACATCTTCACTCCGCCATACGACTTGTGGCCGGGCAAAACCTAG
- a CDS encoding glycosyltransferase, translating to MKAESQGGVAAVYRLHADSAFLADSIAALEGRVPVFVFVSRLSRCGEPGDWEEAAAIAAGAGAEVIEGEWVSEDEHKRAAIAELKSRGYSHALIPESDEVLDSKLLGHLLAIAENDLADRVYAMSDAYWKTVEYVVRPREDTPRCILVDLYSADHTSLHDQQRGRRLVLGEDYGLIHRLTFVGSDDQVRDRLDCWSDNDELVSGWWQSVWRSWESNKCLRNLHPTRPESFRFAERIEVPQVLADLMNGRTSGICSPWPAAAPEVWPRVSIVIPVHGGAALLRSCLESLSKCADLVHEVIVIDNASPDDCLRVRQDFDFVVGVENDENLGFSKACNQGFGESTGDIVLFLNSDTIVPRSGLIRLIEPLIPSGTIAASGPLTNNCGHLQRIDPTYTDRTRIDLFADDFANVDEEPREVDMLVGFCLAVKRTALEDVGPFDERFGLGTFEDNDLCHRLRRSGWRLVIASNSFVHHEGSQTLRKVAPETGELLRTNEKKFREKWRTDIESGYASHLAGTSAEPIKFDEARKPELRLKEIGRKRTAANISLCMIVRDEERVLANCLESAKPFFKQMIIVDTGSTDKTVEIAKSFGAEVRQMEWPDSFSVARNESMRGAKGDWLFWLDADDTLPLDCGEAILDAVMNAKDDVIGFVVPVQFVEDGPSGGTRVDHVKLFRNLPGLEFEGRIHEQILGKLKQHPGKIARCSAHVLHSGYDTSESGQRKKRVRDEKLLKLDLEDRPDHPFVLFNLGMTAHYTDGHEEALKWFDRCLEVSNPNDSHVRKTYSLKAVSHRELGQTGEAIHVLEEGLSIVGDDPELHFHLALMLSNAERCSESLHHYTMVAKCDPSTYYTSMDVGILGFKCKHNMAGVLIELDRYEEAKVEYKSALELAPHYMPSAFALFDHALKRQDIATAQYAIQHVTSNEGERKSWAEMRLKLAENVGGPENVHATFTALSERNIHAAKSYSTWLLKQGMEQEASSFWPALSDQGDAESAFFLGISETRKGRFKRALDYMQRALTLNPGHEETLKQVEGLERAIAAEK from the coding sequence ATGAAAGCCGAGAGTCAAGGCGGCGTTGCCGCCGTATACCGCCTACATGCTGACAGCGCGTTTCTTGCTGACTCGATAGCAGCGCTCGAAGGGCGGGTTCCAGTTTTCGTATTTGTGAGCAGGCTGTCTAGATGCGGCGAGCCGGGAGACTGGGAAGAGGCCGCTGCAATCGCTGCTGGCGCCGGCGCGGAGGTAATCGAGGGAGAATGGGTCAGCGAGGACGAGCACAAACGTGCGGCGATCGCAGAGCTTAAGTCCAGAGGGTATTCGCATGCGCTCATACCAGAGTCAGACGAAGTCCTGGACTCCAAACTGCTGGGACACCTATTAGCAATTGCCGAGAACGATCTTGCTGATCGTGTGTACGCTATGTCGGATGCATATTGGAAGACTGTAGAGTACGTAGTTAGACCGAGGGAAGATACGCCGCGTTGCATTCTCGTTGATCTATACAGCGCGGACCATACGAGTCTGCACGATCAACAACGTGGACGGCGTTTGGTCCTTGGGGAGGATTACGGCTTGATCCACCGGCTGACGTTCGTGGGCTCCGATGATCAGGTTAGAGACAGGTTAGATTGTTGGAGCGACAACGACGAACTCGTTTCAGGATGGTGGCAGAGCGTATGGAGGTCTTGGGAGTCAAATAAGTGCCTCAGGAACCTTCACCCGACGCGCCCGGAGTCCTTTAGGTTTGCTGAGAGGATCGAGGTCCCGCAGGTACTTGCAGACTTGATGAACGGACGGACGTCCGGCATTTGCTCTCCATGGCCAGCTGCCGCGCCCGAGGTTTGGCCACGAGTTTCTATCGTCATTCCTGTCCATGGTGGCGCAGCTTTGCTCCGGTCTTGTCTTGAATCTCTGTCAAAATGCGCGGATTTGGTGCACGAGGTGATCGTCATCGATAACGCGTCGCCAGATGACTGCCTGAGAGTCCGCCAGGACTTTGACTTCGTAGTGGGGGTGGAGAACGATGAAAACCTCGGATTCAGCAAGGCCTGCAATCAGGGCTTCGGCGAATCGACGGGAGATATCGTGCTCTTCTTGAACAGCGATACGATTGTCCCCCGGTCTGGCCTCATCCGGCTGATCGAGCCACTAATACCGAGCGGTACGATCGCGGCGAGCGGCCCTCTCACGAACAACTGCGGTCATCTTCAGCGCATCGATCCGACCTATACGGACAGAACCAGGATCGACCTGTTCGCAGATGATTTCGCAAACGTCGATGAGGAACCAAGAGAGGTGGATATGCTCGTGGGCTTCTGCCTAGCTGTCAAACGCACAGCACTCGAAGACGTCGGCCCTTTTGACGAGCGGTTCGGTTTGGGCACGTTCGAGGACAACGACCTTTGTCATCGATTGCGGCGGTCGGGCTGGCGGCTCGTGATTGCTTCCAATTCCTTCGTCCACCACGAAGGATCTCAAACACTCCGGAAAGTTGCGCCCGAGACCGGAGAACTGCTACGGACAAACGAGAAGAAGTTCCGCGAGAAGTGGAGAACAGACATCGAGTCGGGTTACGCATCACATCTTGCAGGTACGTCTGCCGAACCGATCAAATTTGACGAAGCGCGCAAGCCGGAGCTTCGTCTTAAAGAGATTGGTCGAAAGAGAACTGCCGCCAACATATCACTTTGTATGATTGTTCGCGACGAAGAACGCGTCCTTGCAAATTGTCTTGAGAGCGCAAAGCCGTTCTTCAAGCAGATGATCATTGTCGATACAGGCTCTACGGACAAGACTGTCGAGATTGCGAAGTCATTTGGAGCGGAAGTGCGACAAATGGAATGGCCGGACTCTTTTTCTGTGGCGAGAAACGAGTCGATGCGTGGCGCGAAAGGAGACTGGCTTTTTTGGCTCGACGCCGACGACACGTTGCCTCTCGATTGCGGTGAGGCGATTCTTGACGCTGTGATGAATGCCAAGGACGATGTGATTGGATTTGTCGTACCGGTGCAGTTTGTCGAGGACGGTCCAAGCGGCGGCACGCGGGTAGACCACGTCAAACTCTTCCGCAACCTTCCAGGCCTTGAATTTGAAGGTCGCATCCATGAGCAGATTCTGGGCAAATTAAAACAACATCCAGGCAAGATCGCGAGATGCAGTGCACACGTGCTCCACTCCGGATACGACACGTCCGAAAGCGGGCAAAGGAAGAAGAGAGTGCGCGACGAGAAGCTCCTCAAGCTAGATCTTGAAGACAGGCCGGATCATCCGTTCGTGCTGTTCAACCTCGGCATGACGGCGCATTACACCGACGGCCACGAGGAAGCGCTCAAGTGGTTCGACCGATGCCTCGAAGTATCGAATCCGAACGATTCTCATGTGAGGAAGACTTACTCGCTGAAGGCGGTCTCGCACAGAGAACTCGGGCAGACGGGAGAAGCGATTCATGTTCTTGAAGAAGGACTGAGTATCGTTGGCGACGACCCAGAGCTGCACTTTCATCTCGCATTGATGCTGTCGAATGCTGAACGGTGCTCGGAATCGTTGCACCACTACACGATGGTTGCAAAGTGCGATCCGTCGACGTACTATACAAGCATGGACGTCGGCATTCTCGGCTTCAAGTGCAAGCACAACATGGCGGGCGTTCTCATAGAACTCGATCGGTACGAAGAGGCGAAAGTAGAGTACAAATCTGCCTTGGAACTTGCGCCTCACTACATGCCGAGTGCGTTCGCCCTGTTCGACCACGCGTTAAAGAGGCAAGATATCGCAACAGCGCAATACGCAATCCAACACGTCACCAGCAACGAAGGTGAACGGAAGAGCTGGGCCGAGATGAGATTGAAGCTGGCGGAAAATGTTGGCGGCCCGGAGAACGTACACGCAACATTCACAGCACTTTCTGAAAGAAACATCCATGCAGCCAAGTCCTACTCAACCTGGCTGCTCAAGCAAGGGATGGAACAGGAGGCGTCGAGCTTCTGGCCGGCCCTGAGCGACCAAGGCGACGCAGAGTCCGCGTTCTTCTTAGGAATCAGCGAAACGCGCAAAGGCAGGTTTAAGAGAGCGCTGGACTATATGCAGCGGGCGTTAACCCTAAACCCTGGTCACGAGGAAACCCTGAAGCAGGTCGAGGGTTTGGAGCGAGCGATTGCGGCGGAGAAGTAG
- a CDS encoding iron-sulfur cluster assembly scaffold protein yields the protein MAFNDTVMILANSPRNEGKLEGASHTGTMGVPGEGRYIRIHLIVEAGTIKAASFESNGCPASIASASLVCQLVCGKPVENARQIGGKDVIVILRGLPEGKAPMADMAVSALNEALETPVPQD from the coding sequence ATGGCATTCAACGACACCGTGATGATCCTCGCAAACAGCCCTCGCAATGAAGGGAAACTGGAAGGAGCATCACACACCGGAACGATGGGAGTGCCTGGAGAAGGGCGCTACATCAGGATTCATTTGATCGTCGAAGCCGGCACGATCAAAGCAGCATCCTTCGAGAGCAACGGATGCCCTGCCTCGATAGCCAGCGCCAGCCTGGTCTGCCAGCTCGTGTGTGGAAAGCCCGTTGAAAACGCCCGCCAAATCGGTGGAAAGGACGTTATAGTAATTCTACGGGGTCTGCCAGAAGGGAAAGCACCGATGGCAGACATGGCCGTTTCTGCGCTGAACGAGGCGCTTGAGACGCCGGTTCCGCAAGACTGA